The following is a genomic window from Bacillus sp. V2I10.
CACTTCTATTGGGTATTGGATACTCATAGCGGGCCTATGATTACCCATACAAGCACTACTTTACGGTTTTGAATATTCATAGCGGGTCTATGATTCCCCAAAAAGCACTACTTTACGGTTTTGATTACTCATAGCGGGTCTATGATTCCCCAAAAAGCACTACTTTACGGTTTTGATTACTCATAGCGGGTCTATGATTCCCCAAACAGCACTACTTTACGGTTTTGAATACTCATAGCGGGTCTATGATTCCCCAAACAGCACTACTTTACGGTTTTGAATACTCATAGCGGGTCTATGATTACCCAAACAGCACTACTTTACGGTTTTGATTACTCATAGCGGGTCTATGATTACCCAAACAGCACTACTTTACGGTTTTGATTACTCATAGCGGGTCTATGATTACCCAAACAGCACTACTTCATGGTTTTGATTACTCATAGCCGGCCTATGATTCCCCAAACAGCACTACTTCATGGTTTTGATTACTCATAGCCGGCCTATGATTCCCCGAACACACTACTACAAGTTTTGAGGAATCATAACGGGCGATTGATTCCCCAAAACAGACCTGCTCAAGGTTTTTGGTTACTTGAAAGACAAAAATAATCACTTCTCACAAAACGTAAAAAAAGGATACCAATTGCTGTGCAATTTAGTACCCGTTTTCTTTTTATTCAAGCGCCAATTTATCCAGCAGCTCAATAAGCGACTACATACGTTTTAAGGCTGCAGGCATTCCACTGCCTTTGCTGAACTGCCACGTGCCAAGTCCGAGCGCTGAGACCATAAGCTCCGTCTCCCCAAGTCTCCTTAGCGGTGTCTCCGGTTTCATTTGAATCCCCCGTTTACTTAACCTTTGTACGAAGCTGAGATCTTCTTATGACTTGATTGATCACCTCAGAAAAAACAAGGCCGATCGCAATGGAACCTGAAATCATAAATGCTTTTGCAGCTAATGTAATCGCAGTATTATAGTCATTTTCAACGAAATTTCTCATCGCGTCGTACGCCATTCCCCCAGGAACCAAAGGAATAATGCCGGCTACGCTGAAAATAATAATCGGCGTTTTGTAGATCTTTGCAAAAACCTGACTTGTCACAGCTACAAATACAGCTGCAATGACAGTAGCAGGAACTGCATCAAATCCATAGCCCACCAAAGATATATAGATCATCCAGCCGCACATCCCTACAAGTCCGCATTTAATGAGGGAAGGTTTAGGCGCCTGAAAAATAATGCCGAATGCAGCGGTAGATATAAAGCTTGTCACTAGCTGTCCCAAGACCCACATCATTCTTTCTCTCCCTTAAAATAATGAAAAAACCACTGCAATACCAGATCCGATGGCGAATGCAGTTAAAAACGCTTCTGCTCCTTTTGAAAGTCCTGATATCAAATGCCCGGCCATTAAATCCCTGACTGCATTTGTAATAAGCAGACCAGGAACTAATGGCATAACTGAGCCAATAATCACTTTATCCATTTCAGATCCAAAACCGGTCCTTACGAATAAATAAGCAAGAAGTCCTATAATGAATGCCGCCAGAAACTCCGCAAAGAATTTAATAGGCACAAGACGATGGAAATAATTAACGGCCATAAAACCGAGCCCCCCTGCCAGAACAGCAGGAATAAAATCAGACCACTGCCCCTGAAACATAATCAGAAAGCAGCCGCTTGCAATCGCTGCAGCAATCACCTGCAAAAAGAGAGAGTAGGTAGAGT
Proteins encoded in this region:
- a CDS encoding threonine/serine exporter family protein gives rise to the protein MKSQQNYSYEIMEVCLLAGKIMLISGAETYRVEDTMMRIAASYGVKNSHSYVTPTGIIFSIESDEPTKTKLIRIMERTTDLDKVTNVNAISRKISNGDLNVDEAYDLLKEIDEANSTYSLFLQVIAAAIASGCFLIMFQGQWSDFIPAVLAGGLGFMAVNYFHRLVPIKFFAEFLAAFIIGLLAYLFVRTGFGSEMDKVIIGSVMPLVPGLLITNAVRDLMAGHLISGLSKGAEAFLTAFAIGSGIAVVFSLF
- a CDS encoding threonine/serine exporter family protein, translating into MWVLGQLVTSFISTAAFGIIFQAPKPSLIKCGLVGMCGWMIYISLVGYGFDAVPATVIAAVFVAVTSQVFAKIYKTPIIIFSVAGIIPLVPGGMAYDAMRNFVENDYNTAITLAAKAFMISGSIAIGLVFSEVINQVIRRSQLRTKVK